In one window of uncultured Acetobacteroides sp. DNA:
- a CDS encoding OsmC family protein yields METVKTTYLGDLRTEATHVRSGKKITTDAPIDNQGKGEFFSPTDLLAAALGSCMLTIMGIAARTHGFDIDGTDVSITKVMGTNPRRVVEIIVELNFPHCYPEKYRRIIELSAKECPVANSLHPELKQTVVFNYKG; encoded by the coding sequence ATGGAAACTGTAAAAACAACTTATTTAGGCGATTTGCGTACTGAGGCTACCCACGTTCGTTCGGGTAAGAAAATCACCACCGATGCGCCTATAGACAATCAGGGAAAGGGAGAGTTCTTCTCGCCTACCGACTTGCTGGCAGCCGCTTTAGGTAGCTGCATGCTTACAATAATGGGAATTGCTGCTCGTACGCATGGTTTTGATATTGACGGAACTGATGTGAGCATAACTAAAGTCATGGGAACCAATCCCCGTAGAGTTGTAGAAATTATCGTGGAACTAAACTTTCCCCATTGCTATCCTGAAAAGTACAGAAGGATTATTGAACTTTCAGCGAAGGAATGCCCGGTTGCCAATAGCCTTCATCCAGAACTGAAGCAAACCGTTGTCTTCAACTATAAGGGATAG
- a CDS encoding C1 family peptidase encodes MKKSLLIGVASLLSLAAVAQPNKGISKDMLDQIKKTYNANDPSTRAITNALTHVDAKKLAENNAFEGKIDHLFKYKVDVSGITDQKSSGRCWMFTSLNLFRPKAIKQLNVSEFEFSQSYLYFYDLLEKSNLFLENVIATATSPMDDRRVEWYFKSPVDDGGTWAGFINLVDKYGLVPKSVMPETNTSSNTSAMGSILKSRLREDGLTLRDMVAKKAKPSAIEAQKATMLGEVYRILALNLGEPPTTFDWRYKKKDGAISDLQTYTPISFYHAVLPDVKVGDYVMMMNDPTRPYYKLYEIENYRNAQDGINWCYINLPVEDLKQIALESIKGNEAVYGGVDVGKFLNSADGVSALENYDYEALYGIKFGMDKKQRIMTGESGSSHGMAIVAVDVDKNEKPTKWQFENSWGASSGHNGYLTFTDSWFSEYMFRMVTLKKFIKPEILKVLDQKPVVLPPWDPMF; translated from the coding sequence ATGAAAAAATCGTTACTAATTGGGGTAGCATCGCTGCTAAGCCTTGCCGCAGTCGCGCAACCCAACAAGGGGATATCCAAGGATATGCTCGACCAGATTAAGAAGACGTACAACGCCAACGACCCCAGCACCCGCGCCATCACCAACGCCCTCACCCACGTCGACGCCAAGAAGTTGGCCGAGAACAACGCCTTCGAGGGCAAAATCGACCACCTCTTCAAGTACAAGGTCGATGTTTCGGGCATCACCGACCAAAAGAGTTCGGGCCGATGCTGGATGTTTACCAGCCTAAACCTGTTCCGTCCAAAGGCCATCAAGCAGCTAAACGTGTCGGAGTTCGAGTTCTCGCAGAGCTACCTCTACTTCTACGACCTGCTCGAAAAGTCCAACCTCTTCCTCGAAAACGTTATCGCCACCGCCACCAGCCCCATGGACGACCGCAGGGTAGAATGGTACTTCAAGTCGCCCGTTGACGATGGAGGAACTTGGGCAGGCTTCATCAACCTAGTGGATAAGTACGGCTTGGTGCCCAAAAGCGTAATGCCCGAAACCAACACAAGCAGCAACACCTCTGCGATGGGAAGCATCCTAAAGAGCCGACTTCGCGAGGATGGGCTTACCCTCCGCGACATGGTTGCAAAAAAGGCAAAGCCAAGCGCCATCGAAGCGCAAAAGGCCACCATGCTTGGCGAGGTGTACCGCATTCTAGCCCTCAACCTCGGCGAGCCACCAACTACCTTCGACTGGAGGTATAAGAAGAAAGATGGAGCCATTAGCGACCTCCAAACCTACACCCCCATCAGCTTCTACCACGCCGTCCTTCCCGACGTAAAGGTTGGCGACTACGTGATGATGATGAACGACCCTACCCGCCCCTACTACAAGCTCTACGAGATAGAAAATTACAGGAATGCTCAGGATGGCATCAACTGGTGCTACATCAACCTACCTGTCGAAGACCTAAAGCAAATTGCCCTCGAATCCATTAAGGGCAACGAAGCCGTTTACGGAGGCGTAGACGTAGGCAAGTTCCTCAATAGCGCCGACGGCGTTAGCGCCCTCGAGAACTACGATTACGAGGCCCTTTACGGCATAAAGTTCGGTATGGATAAGAAGCAACGAATAATGACCGGCGAAAGCGGATCGTCGCACGGAATGGCCATCGTTGCCGTTGATGTGGATAAGAATGAGAAGCCAACCAAATGGCAGTTCGAAAACAGCTGGGGTGCATCGAGCGGCCACAACGGATACCTCACCTTTACCGACAGCTGGTTCAGCGAGTACATGTTCCGAATGGTTACGCTAAAGAAGTTCATCAAGCCCGAAATTCTAAAGGTTCTTGATCAGAAGCCTGTAGTTCTTCCACCTTGGGATCCTATGTTCTAG
- the tilS gene encoding tRNA lysidine(34) synthetase TilS, producing the protein MPLASRFHSFVAHNELFDKDDRILVAISGGIDSTTLLHLLVSQGYTVAIAHCNFGLRAEESDGDERHVRSLQQRFGIEGYYIRFDTEREAEKEGESIQMAARRLRYEWFKQLCNTENYQYIAIAHNADDVAETFFLNLTRGTGIKGLTGIKPKTGRVVRPLLFAPRCEIEEYARHHQIEFREDSTNAKDKYARNRIRHNVIPQLKIINPSFNQTMLDNIARLQLVEDLVTQEVNSFKRDAVAATADELRVSIRKLKFNRNASLLLYEFLCEYGFNSTQTEGIIHSIESGESGRQFLSPSHLLVRDRDHLILSPIKKDKADNIYQIDADCSSISSPVKLKFDALDTSVPFQIDKRPTTACLDLGKLRFPLTLRRWKSCDEFVPLGMKGTKKLSDFFIDQKMSILDKENQWLLCSGSDIVWIVGRRIDDRYKLTDQTESAYIATLMA; encoded by the coding sequence ATGCCACTTGCATCACGATTTCACAGCTTCGTAGCGCACAACGAGCTGTTCGACAAGGACGATCGAATTCTGGTTGCCATCAGCGGAGGGATTGACTCCACCACCCTGCTCCACCTCCTGGTGAGCCAGGGGTATACCGTTGCCATAGCGCACTGCAACTTCGGTCTACGCGCCGAGGAGTCGGATGGCGACGAGCGCCACGTGCGCAGCCTCCAGCAGCGCTTCGGCATCGAGGGCTACTACATCCGCTTCGACACCGAGCGCGAGGCCGAAAAAGAGGGGGAATCCATCCAGATGGCGGCCCGCAGGCTCCGCTACGAGTGGTTCAAGCAGCTCTGCAACACCGAAAACTACCAGTACATCGCCATCGCCCATAACGCCGACGACGTTGCCGAAACCTTCTTCCTCAACCTAACCCGAGGCACCGGCATCAAGGGGCTCACGGGCATCAAGCCTAAGACCGGGCGGGTGGTTCGCCCGCTGCTCTTCGCCCCCCGCTGCGAAATCGAGGAGTACGCCAGGCATCACCAAATCGAGTTTCGCGAAGACTCCACCAACGCCAAGGACAAGTACGCCCGCAACCGCATCCGCCACAACGTCATCCCCCAGCTAAAGATCATCAACCCCTCCTTCAACCAAACCATGCTCGACAACATCGCCAGGCTTCAGCTGGTCGAAGATTTGGTAACCCAGGAGGTTAACAGCTTCAAGCGTGATGCCGTAGCCGCCACCGCCGACGAGCTCCGCGTCAGCATCCGCAAGCTAAAGTTCAACCGTAACGCCTCGCTGCTGCTCTACGAATTCCTGTGCGAGTACGGCTTCAACAGCACCCAAACCGAAGGCATCATCCACTCGATAGAAAGCGGCGAATCGGGGCGCCAGTTCCTTAGCCCCAGCCACCTGCTCGTGCGCGACCGCGACCACCTCATCCTCTCGCCCATCAAAAAGGACAAAGCCGATAATATTTATCAGATTGATGCCGATTGCAGCTCCATCAGCAGCCCTGTTAAGCTGAAGTTCGATGCCCTAGATACGTCCGTACCATTTCAAATTGATAAGCGGCCCACCACCGCCTGCCTCGACCTGGGCAAGCTCCGCTTCCCCCTCACCCTGCGCCGGTGGAAAAGCTGCGACGAGTTCGTCCCCCTTGGGATGAAGGGCACAAAGAAGCTAAGTGACTTCTTCATCGACCAGAAGATGTCCATCCTCGATAAGGAAAACCAGTGGCTGCTCTGCTCGGGCAGCGACATCGTGTGGATTGTTGGCCGCCGCATCGACGACCGCTACAAGCTCACCGACCAAACCGAATCGGCCTACATCGCAACCCTGATGGCGTAG
- a CDS encoding anthranilate synthase component I family protein, protein MILEAKKRLLSWGNQFGIFALIDSNGLSQNPVETEFSQYALVLAADVDAEMCESEAPFRELETFVRNQYAFGFLGYDLKNYVEDLTSSNLDNVGFPDIHFFIPKHIVAVDCAGNFTVLKSDRDSASILDEISRCPFEAKPHKPLAVESRISHSEYIDSVKQIKEHIRRGDIYEMNFCQEFFAAAADIDPLTTYIELSTVSPTPFACFYKLHDRYLISASPERFLLKQGSRVISQPIKGTIRRGSTPAEDEMLKQELRSNPKEQAENVMIVDLVRNDLSRTARDGSVTVTELFGIYPFRQVFQMISTVESEVKEGISGVEVIRDAYPMGSMTGAPKVSAMRLIEQFESTKRGLYSGAVGYFTPSGSFDFNVVIRSILYNQPARYLSFSVGGAITFSSDPEAEYNECLVKAKAIMEVLGKKSGQHND, encoded by the coding sequence ATGATTCTTGAAGCAAAAAAGCGGCTACTCTCCTGGGGAAACCAATTCGGCATCTTTGCGCTGATCGATAGCAACGGGCTATCCCAAAATCCTGTTGAAACAGAATTCAGCCAATACGCGCTAGTTCTGGCTGCCGATGTGGATGCTGAAATGTGCGAGTCGGAGGCTCCATTCCGCGAGCTGGAGACCTTCGTACGCAACCAGTACGCCTTCGGATTTCTGGGCTACGACCTTAAGAACTACGTGGAGGATCTCACCTCTTCGAACCTCGATAACGTAGGCTTCCCCGACATCCACTTCTTCATTCCAAAGCATATCGTTGCCGTAGACTGCGCTGGGAATTTTACGGTTCTAAAGTCGGACAGAGACAGCGCCTCTATCCTTGATGAAATAAGCCGATGCCCGTTCGAGGCGAAGCCCCACAAACCGCTAGCGGTGGAGAGCCGGATTAGCCACAGCGAGTACATCGACTCCGTAAAGCAGATTAAGGAGCACATCCGCCGAGGCGACATCTACGAGATGAACTTCTGCCAGGAGTTCTTCGCAGCTGCTGCCGACATCGACCCGCTGACCACCTACATCGAGCTGTCAACCGTATCGCCAACCCCATTCGCCTGCTTCTACAAGCTGCACGACAGGTACCTCATATCCGCATCGCCCGAACGGTTCCTGCTTAAGCAGGGCAGCCGCGTTATCTCGCAGCCCATAAAGGGAACCATCCGCCGGGGAAGCACCCCCGCCGAAGATGAAATGCTAAAGCAGGAGCTTCGGAGCAACCCCAAGGAGCAGGCGGAAAATGTGATGATCGTTGATCTGGTTAGGAACGACCTCTCGCGAACGGCCCGAGATGGGTCGGTAACCGTCACCGAACTGTTCGGCATATACCCCTTTCGCCAAGTTTTCCAGATGATCTCGACGGTAGAGTCGGAGGTTAAGGAGGGCATCAGCGGCGTGGAGGTCATCCGCGATGCCTACCCCATGGGATCGATGACGGGTGCGCCCAAGGTTAGCGCCATGCGGCTCATCGAACAGTTCGAGAGCACCAAGCGCGGGCTCTACTCCGGAGCCGTTGGCTACTTCACCCCATCGGGCAGCTTCGACTTCAACGTGGTTATCCGCAGCATACTCTACAACCAGCCGGCGCGCTACCTCTCGTTCTCGGTTGGCGGCGCCATCACCTTTAGCTCCGATCCCGAAGCGGAGTACAACGAGTGCCTCGTAAAAGCCAAGGCCATCATGGAGGTATTGGGCAAAAAAAGCGGGCAACATAACGATTAA
- a CDS encoding SiaB family protein kinase, whose product MDLSFSFIKSISNIYDEMIENGFSLVYLGEFNHEITRMFTNMTESSMERNSEERSVQRKVFHVMVETLQNMNKHSDELSKSSQTGSGLFIIGKKNDTYYVITSNKVAAEHRVILEENLIKVNNATKEELKEMYKKQMKEGMLTEKGGAGLGLIDIARKTEEKLNFQFIPFDDDYYFFILKVEVSTKKIYQ is encoded by the coding sequence ATGGATCTTTCATTTTCTTTTATCAAATCCATTTCGAACATTTACGATGAAATGATCGAGAATGGATTTTCGTTGGTGTATCTAGGGGAATTTAACCACGAGATCACGCGCATGTTCACCAACATGACAGAATCAAGCATGGAGCGAAATAGCGAAGAACGTTCGGTTCAGCGCAAGGTTTTCCATGTGATGGTTGAGACCCTACAAAACATGAACAAGCATTCCGATGAGCTGAGTAAAAGCAGCCAAACCGGAAGCGGGCTTTTTATTATCGGAAAGAAAAACGACACCTACTACGTTATTACCTCCAATAAGGTAGCCGCGGAACATCGCGTTATTCTCGAAGAAAACCTCATAAAGGTGAACAACGCCACGAAGGAGGAGCTGAAAGAGATGTACAAAAAGCAAATGAAAGAGGGGATGTTAACCGAAAAAGGTGGTGCAGGACTCGGACTTATCGACATTGCACGAAAAACTGAGGAGAAGCTAAACTTCCAGTTTATCCCCTTCGATGACGACTACTACTTTTTTATATTGAAAGTCGAAGTCAGCACAAAGAAAATCTACCAATAA
- a CDS encoding Zn-dependent hydrolase translates to MKNKFLFGLVAATLLFTACGGGNDNKKTAKVDLKAKEESTLNAKVAEYADFNLTADISNLSDKEKKILIKLFEVSRIMDDIYWLQAFGDKSQVLDTIKGKAAKKYFTINYGPWDRLDGNKSFIRGFEEKPLGANFYPTNMTKSEFEEWDSADKKSQYTIVRRDEAGQLASVPYSVAYSEQIEKAAKLLDQAAKLADNKQLKKYLATRAKSFRTDNYYPSDLVWMDMKNSNIDFVAGPIENYEDELFNYKTAFEAYILLKNHSETKYYNQFIKYLPKLQKALPVQKKYKKEVPAKGSDIGVYSAIYYAGDCNAAGKTIAINLPNDPRVQLKKGSRKLMLKNVMEAKFNLIVKPISEVVIDPSQANLVTFNAFFQNTMFHEVAHGLGIKNTINKKGAVREALKEQYSALEENKADILGLYMIGELVKLKALPKKALMENYVTFTAGIFRSVRFGAASSHGKANMATFNYFVDNGAISRNNKTGYYTINEHAMKQAIKNLSHEILVIQGNGDYEAALKRASEKGTIPATLKKDLKRIDSKHIPRDLNFIQGPNEVGLSKF, encoded by the coding sequence ATGAAGAATAAATTCCTTTTTGGACTAGTTGCCGCTACACTCCTCTTTACTGCATGTGGAGGTGGTAACGACAATAAAAAGACTGCTAAAGTTGACCTAAAAGCAAAAGAAGAAAGCACTCTTAACGCTAAAGTTGCCGAGTATGCTGATTTCAACCTAACCGCAGACATAAGTAACCTGTCGGACAAGGAAAAAAAGATTCTCATCAAGTTATTTGAGGTAAGCCGCATAATGGATGACATATACTGGCTACAAGCATTTGGAGATAAATCGCAAGTACTTGACACCATTAAGGGAAAAGCTGCAAAGAAGTATTTTACCATAAACTATGGTCCATGGGATCGATTAGATGGTAATAAGTCATTTATTAGAGGATTCGAAGAAAAACCACTTGGGGCAAACTTCTATCCTACCAATATGACGAAATCAGAGTTTGAAGAGTGGGATTCTGCCGACAAAAAAAGCCAATATACAATTGTAAGACGTGATGAGGCTGGACAACTGGCATCTGTACCCTACTCTGTTGCCTATAGCGAACAAATCGAAAAAGCCGCAAAGCTGCTCGATCAAGCAGCCAAGTTAGCAGATAACAAGCAACTGAAAAAGTATCTTGCAACAAGAGCAAAATCATTCCGAACTGACAACTACTACCCAAGCGATTTGGTTTGGATGGATATGAAAAATAGCAACATCGATTTTGTTGCTGGACCTATTGAGAACTACGAAGACGAGCTGTTTAACTATAAAACCGCTTTCGAGGCGTATATCTTATTAAAAAACCATAGCGAAACAAAGTACTACAACCAGTTTATTAAGTATCTGCCTAAACTACAAAAGGCATTACCTGTTCAGAAGAAGTACAAGAAAGAAGTTCCAGCCAAAGGGTCTGACATCGGCGTTTACAGCGCCATCTACTATGCTGGCGATTGCAACGCTGCTGGCAAAACCATCGCCATCAACCTTCCAAACGATCCTAGAGTGCAGCTAAAGAAGGGTAGCCGCAAGCTAATGCTTAAAAATGTAATGGAGGCTAAGTTTAACCTCATCGTTAAACCTATTTCGGAGGTGGTTATCGATCCTTCGCAAGCCAACTTGGTTACCTTTAACGCATTCTTCCAAAACACCATGTTCCATGAGGTAGCTCACGGACTTGGAATCAAGAATACAATAAATAAAAAAGGTGCCGTTCGTGAAGCACTTAAAGAGCAATACAGCGCACTCGAAGAAAACAAAGCCGACATTCTCGGTCTTTACATGATTGGAGAACTCGTGAAGCTAAAGGCGCTTCCTAAAAAAGCGCTGATGGAGAACTACGTAACCTTTACGGCTGGCATCTTCCGCTCGGTTCGATTTGGAGCAGCCAGCTCACATGGAAAAGCCAACATGGCAACCTTTAACTACTTTGTCGACAATGGTGCTATTAGCAGAAACAACAAGACAGGCTACTACACCATCAACGAGCACGCGATGAAGCAAGCCATCAAAAATCTATCGCACGAGATTCTTGTTATCCAAGGAAATGGCGACTACGAAGCTGCTCTAAAAAGAGCAAGCGAGAAAGGAACAATACCTGCAACTCTTAAGAAAGACTTAAAACGTATAGATAGCAAGCATATCCCTCGTGACTTGAATTTTATTCAAGGTCCAAACGAGGTTGGGCTGTCTAAGTTTTAG
- the proS gene encoding proline--tRNA ligase, which translates to MAKEVTPRSENYSLWYNDIVLKANLAENSAVRGCMVIKPYGYAIWEKMQRTLDQMFKDTGHENAYFPLFIPKSFLSKEAAHVEGFAKECAVVTHYRLKNDPNGKGVVVDPEAKLEEELIVRPTSETIIWNTYKNWIQSYRDLPILVNQWANVVRWEMRTRLFLRTAEFLWQEGHTAHATSQEALEETERMINVYADFAENWMAVPVTIGRKSPTERFAGAVETYTIEAMMQDGKALQSGTSHFLGQNFAKAFDVQFTNKEGKLDYVWATSWGVSTRLMGALIMSHSDDNGLVLPPKLAPIQVVMVPIYKGTEELESISGKLKEIKKQLEAKGISVKLDDRDNFKPGFKFAEYELKGVPVRVAMGPRDFQNGTIEIARRDTLEKQLLSQEGIADYIEQLLTNIQQNIYNKALNHRKEMTTKVDNYDEFKRLLDEKGGFFLCHWDGTAETEELIKEETKATIRCIPLEGEMEEGKCMVTGKPSKQRVIIARSY; encoded by the coding sequence ATGGCAAAGGAAGTAACTCCACGCTCGGAGAATTATTCGCTTTGGTACAATGATATTGTACTAAAAGCCAACTTAGCTGAGAATTCGGCAGTCAGGGGCTGTATGGTGATTAAACCCTACGGTTACGCCATCTGGGAAAAGATGCAGCGCACCCTCGACCAGATGTTTAAGGATACAGGCCACGAAAATGCATACTTCCCGCTCTTCATCCCGAAGTCGTTTCTTAGCAAGGAAGCAGCCCATGTTGAGGGATTTGCTAAAGAATGTGCCGTAGTAACCCACTACCGCCTAAAGAACGATCCAAATGGCAAAGGTGTTGTTGTTGACCCTGAAGCCAAGCTAGAAGAAGAACTCATCGTTCGCCCTACATCGGAAACCATTATTTGGAACACCTATAAGAATTGGATTCAGTCGTACCGCGATCTTCCAATTCTCGTCAACCAATGGGCCAACGTGGTACGCTGGGAGATGAGAACTCGTCTCTTCCTCCGCACCGCCGAATTCCTTTGGCAAGAAGGCCATACTGCACATGCAACTTCACAGGAGGCATTAGAAGAAACTGAGAGAATGATTAATGTTTACGCCGATTTTGCGGAGAACTGGATGGCCGTGCCGGTAACCATTGGCCGTAAATCGCCAACCGAACGTTTTGCAGGAGCCGTTGAAACCTACACCATTGAGGCAATGATGCAGGATGGCAAGGCACTTCAATCGGGAACCTCTCACTTCTTGGGTCAAAACTTTGCAAAAGCTTTCGACGTACAGTTCACCAATAAGGAAGGTAAACTCGATTACGTATGGGCAACCTCTTGGGGCGTATCAACCCGTCTAATGGGTGCACTAATCATGAGCCACTCCGACGATAACGGTTTGGTTCTACCTCCAAAGTTGGCGCCAATCCAAGTTGTAATGGTACCTATATACAAGGGAACCGAAGAACTTGAAAGCATCAGCGGCAAGCTAAAGGAGATCAAGAAGCAACTTGAAGCAAAAGGCATTTCGGTTAAACTTGATGATAGAGACAACTTTAAGCCAGGATTCAAGTTTGCAGAATACGAACTAAAGGGCGTACCTGTTCGCGTTGCAATGGGCCCTCGCGACTTCCAAAACGGCACCATCGAAATTGCCCGTCGCGACACACTCGAAAAGCAACTTCTTTCGCAAGAAGGAATTGCAGACTATATCGAGCAACTTCTTACCAACATCCAGCAGAACATCTACAATAAGGCTCTTAACCATCGTAAGGAAATGACCACCAAGGTTGACAACTACGATGAATTTAAGCGTCTTCTCGATGAAAAGGGAGGTTTCTTTCTATGCCACTGGGATGGAACTGCTGAAACCGAAGAACTCATCAAGGAGGAAACCAAAGCAACCATTCGTTGCATTCCGCTAGAAGGCGAAATGGAAGAAGGCAAGTGTATGGTTACAGGAAAACCATCCAAACAACGCGTGATTATTGCTAGATCTTACTAG